The nucleotide window TTTCCACCCGCTTCtcttgcttttgtttcagttgtCTCTGTgtggattttgcttttcttccctccctcgGTGTGTGAGAGAGAATGTGTTGCTTCTCCACAGACCCCTGTGGTTCCCCAAAACACATCCCCTAATTCCATCTTCCAGTTCTTGTTCATCCATCTACAATCTGCCAATAGGAATTACTGTACCGTTATGTGTTAACTATGCAGGTTGCTtatataaaacagtattttatgtgctaaatatgtaaaaaaaaaccacaacccaatGCTACAGCAGTAACATTCTGAATGCAGATGTTCTTTGAACACGCAGAGCAATGGAGAAAGATGTAGGTTTCTAGATCTGTGGCTGTAGAGACAGGCGTGAGAAACTCACCCAAGGGGAACCAGCGCATCGATAATCTGACAGGGTGGGAGAATCTGAAAACACACGCGAGGGACTCGGGGGTCGTTAGGGACTGTGACACCTTGGGGTGCTTTCTGTGCTTCGGAAGAGGTAGGGCTAGAGGGTGAGCGCGATGCGGAGCTGTGTATGCTGATGTTGGCAGGGGCGTTTATTTGTACTGCTCCGGTGCCAAGGGGCCCAGCGGCGAGGCAAGGCCCCTTACACTCtggattttctctctttgtgaATTTACACTCTGAAACATCTACCCACCTTTGgcaaattattttagatttaCAGGAGATTTCTTGAAGCTGGTAAGAGTCTCTAGCCTAAAAATagttgcaaaatgtttttctaatctCCAGGAACTCATTTCCTGAGAAATCAGATTGGTGATTCCCAAGTTGCAGGTGGATGCAGCAAAGGATTTCTCTCTCTACCACCAGCTTGTTACCTCAGCAACAGGGCACATTTGGCATTTGTAGCTACGGATTCCCACCTCGGTGGTGCGGTGCATGCACTGGAGCTGTCACAGAGTGGAATCTGGTGGGGGCAATGGAGGGGTGGGGTGAAACACAGGCACTTGCACAGAGGGAGGATTCCACCTGCATACTGAGCAGGGTGGATGTTTCTCTGGATTTCCTACGCAATGCTTTATAATCTTAATCACTACGGTGAGGGAGGAACGCCAACCCACGCTCTCCGCTTCTAcgccaggctggggctgcccgCTCGGCCCTGCCGGTGCGTCCCCGCTCTGACCTGTCACCCTGTCCGCTGcccaccccccagctccagcagcagcccctggcccccaTTTCCAGAAGGGCTTGGTGGTAAGGGGTGCCATCCCTCTTGAGGGAACACATCACGCCATGATTTCAGAGGGTTCTGTGCTGCAGAGGATGAATTCACATATCGGGAGTCGTGCCCTTGAGGGGAAAGACTCGGTATCCTACTCCCCACCAGCTCTCAGCCATGCTGTGCTCAAAGTATTGCTTGGTTGTAATAAATCTTGCTCTCCAGGGGGTGGGAGAGTGGGGGATTATCTAGGAATGGGTGGTTGTAACTAGGCCATGTAATGTAATCTCTGAGGCCCATTTGGCAGGGAGTGGGCATGGGGGAGGGGTTTTTAATTTGTAATGATTTtacctccctcttccctccccttccctccccccccaccccctttatttctccctttccctgccctggAGCCTGTGCGATAAAGATTAATTTGCTATTTCTGGGCCTGTGACATTTTTCAGAGCctcctgctggctgctgcctccaTGCCAAGACTGGCTGGGCTCCAGCCAACGGGATGAGCAAGGAGGGGCCAAGGGAATATGGTGCTCGCCATGGActggggaaggaaggagcaaGGGGCTCTCAGAGTAGGTCGTTATATGTGCAGGTTGAGTGACTGAAAGTGTACCTGGGTACATGTGTGTAGATCCTGGGCCTTAGTCTCGAGGATGCGAGGCATAAGTGATAACATCTGCAGGCAAGACTTGTCCCCTGGGGACATCCCAAGGGAAGATGTATCCTGGATCCTTTAATTATGGCTTCAGTGAGATTTAGCATTTGGAATCTGTCTCCAGAATCAGGCTACTTCTgcctcttaattttattttttttaactgttccagccttcctggacaccCAGATGCCTGTCCACTTATTTCTAATAAGATAGTAATGAGGAGGCCAGAAGGAACACATTGTTTCTGATGAGGTCTCCCAAGAGCCATATAGAGTAGAACTAAAGAAAGATAACTTCTTCCTCCCAGCCtattttagacttctttttttccagaaaagaaggTGGGGAGGGGTGGTTGTTACCTGCCACTGGATGATATTCTGCTCTTGTCCTACTGCATCTGTCACTGGTGGCTAATACACTCCTGTGCTCTATCCCTTACCACAAATCCATCTCAGCAAACAAGCACAAACCCTGGATCGAAGCTGAGTATCAGGGCATTGTCATGGAGAATGACAACACAGTCCTGCTCAACCCACCACTATTCGCCCTGGACAAAGATGCTCCGCTGCGCTATGCAGGTAGGTGGGTGACAGCTctgggcagggtgggaggcagggagagacTTCCAAAGAGGCAGAGACGGAGTGACATTTGTCCCTGCACTGGATTCTAGCTCTCTCCAGGAAATGATCACCTCCAAACCTTGTTCCGGAGGAGGTCCTCAGTGAAGTCTTCAGGCAATTTGGGCACAGCTTGATTTAGGATGCTGTGAGCTGTTTCCCTTAGGGAGAGAAATTGAGGGTGGAGCCAGCTACTTTTTGACGCAGTTCTGCTATTTCCAAAGATCACATGCACAGCTCTGTGTCTGTGAGCGCTGGAGAAAGCTGGTAGGGCACACTTCGTTGGCAGTGCTACATCCCCTCACAGTAAGCACAAATCCCCGAAGCCTCAGACGAGGCTTTACAAGGGTTGTATTCCTGGTGCTTGCTTCGGCCATGCCTGGAGCTTTCCTCCCTCAGCTTTGGGAGAGGAAAAGTGGTCCCTGTGAGCTGAACTTTAGGATTTAGGTGACCCTATCCGCAGTTCCCTGCGGTACTGTGCACATCCTGCGTGGGTGGGTGGATGAGACATCGTGGAGCTTCATGCTTTGGCTGTCTATCTATATATGGCCTGTTTTGCCTTCCTGAGGGATGCAGAGGAGAAATAAGGTGCTCCCTCAGTGCTGTGGCTGTGTAGCACTGAATCCAGCTGGAGCCTTGTAAGCTTTAATCTTTCTTGATGCTGGTCAAGACTCCTTGCCTTAGGAGCAGTCTCCTGTAGAGGGCAATCTGCACCGTTAATGGCTGTAAGAGATGGCAGGAGGAACTCCTAGAGAACAAAAAATTGCTCCAAATGAGAAGTGATAATGGGGGAGAAAGGAGAGTGTAGGttagaagggaagaaaatatggGAGAGGGAAGCAAGGGGGCGTAATGTGCTCTCTtcagtcctcttctttctctcctctctgccttTGTGGGTACCAGGTGAAATCTGTGGCTTTAGGATCCATGGGGCAGGGGTACCTTTTGAAGCTGTGATCCTGGACAAAGCTACAGGTGAGGGGCTGATCCGGGCCAAGGAACCAGTGGATTGTGAGGCACATAAGGAGCACACATTCACCATCCAGGCTTATGACTGTGGAGAGGGACCTGATGGAGTAAATACCAAGAAATCACACAAGTAAGTCCCTGCAGTCATTGCTGCGTGTTACAAAATGTGATCTGTCACAGGAATGCAGATGGAAATTGCTGTGGGAATGCTTCCTTTAGCCAGAAGTATTTTTCTCTAGCCCTGATACTGTAACTTAACGTGTTAATAAGATCCAAAGAGAAATGTTCACTGAGTCACATGAGTGAATACACTAGAAATGAGAGCTGCTTGACAGCTGTGTCTAAGGGTGGTGTTTTATGTTGCTGCATATAGGCGGGAGGTCCAGATTATGTTATCGTTCCTATTGCTCTTTCTTTGGGGTGGGAAATCATTGTCCAAGCTCCTGTGTGCCAGCATTGCTGTGTTGAAACCAAGGTCTCTTCCCCTAACCTTGATTTTGACAGCTGGAAATCAGACTGGTGCACTTTAGGGGAGTGACTTACACTGAAATTTAGCTGGTGTATGGTTCTTAATCAGCTGATCAGTTCTTACTGATGTCTCTCTGCATCAGGGCCACAGTGCACGTTCGAGTAAACGATGTGAATGAGTTTGCTCCCGTCTTTGTGGAGAAGTTGTACCGTGTGGCAGTGACTGAGGGAAAGCTGTATGACCGCATCTTGCGTGTAGAGGCCATTGATGGAGACTGCTCACCACAGTACAGCCAGATCTGCTACTATGAGATCCTGACCCCCAATATTCCCTTTCTGATTGACAATGACGGTAAGAATTCGCACCTACCGTGAGCACATCACTCCCCCTTTCCTGCTTTGCTCCCTCTCTGCCAGTCCCatttgctggcagagctgtgttATATGAATTTTCTAGCACAGCTGATACGTCTCTCCTGGTGCTGAGAGGCAGCAGCCATTTTGTGGGATGCTATAGCTTGTTTCAGAGTGGCACTGGTGGGGGGGGGAGTCAACccctttttggttgtttttgtagCTGATCAAAAATAAGAGTGGTTTCTAGAAGGAACATCTTTGAGGACACTGTCTTTCCTCTCCCTTGATCTCTTTGTTCTGCTAACCAGGGAACATCGAGAACACGGAGAAACTGCAGTACAGTGGAGATCGGCTCTACAAATTCACAGTGACAGCCTATGACTGTGGGAAGAAGCGGGCTTCTGATGATGCTGAAGTGGAAATCCAGGTGAAACCCACCTGCAAGCCCAGCTGGCAGGGTATGAGACCTCCAAACACAGTTAtgtctttcctttgcttttgctgaaCTACTACTCTATGCAAATGTTTGTATATACGCATACGAATTTGTATGCCCATACATAGGGTTCAGTTCTGGCACCAACCATCAGTCCCATCTAAGGGGATGCAGCAGACATCTAAGTCTGTTGCAAAGCCACCAAAAAACGATTCTAACATTGGAAAATCATTCCTTGCATTACTGTGAACTACTGTGTATTTGATGAGGCTTGCAGACTATATTCAATGTCGATTGGTTTTGGGGCTGCTCATCTTGAGGATGTTTGGCTTCTCCAGAGGTGTTGCATGCCGACAGGTTCACCTTAGTCAACAGAATTAAGGGGAAGTCAACACAGCTAAATATCTGTTCTGCCTGATAAGAGGTTGACAATCCAAGGAGAGATGCTACACTGGTACTAGCTGTAGAAGATGAGAATTTGGACTCTGTACTTGTAGGAAGTCTTCCCTTGCACTGATGCCAGCTGCATAAAGTTGTCTTTTCAACATGGAAAGGGCCAAAAATCTCTGTTTCTGGGCTAGTCCATAGATGCTGCTTGTGTGTGTGCCAAATGTTCTGGCCTTGGGTCCTTGGGAAGACCTAACCCTCTCTCTTTCACTCTTCTTCGTTAGGCTGGAACAAGAGGATTGAGTACACCCCAGGTGCAGGCAGCCTCGCGCTCTTCCCCAGCATTCACCTGGAGACCTGCGATGAGCCCCTCTGGAACATTCAGGCCACGGTGGAGCTGCAGACAAACCACGTGGCCAAGGGCTGCGACCGGGATAACTACTCCGAGAAGTCGCTACGCAAACTCTGTGGTGAATCGATTCTTTCCTGGTCTGAGGGCAGCTGTGGCACAGCACCCTGCCCCTTCCCCTGGAGGGGTTCGCAGTGGTGGCAGCTCTGTGCCTCGCACAGCAGCGATGCTGGGGTACACATCCCTCACCTCTGCTGTAGTCCGTGGGGCTGGGGGAACGCCCAGCTCATATGCTTCATCGAGGAGCGGTGGGCACCCTGCCTGTATTTACAAGAGGCTCCCTGTGCTTTCCTTGCTGGGGAGCCAGAGGTTTCTGTGCGTTGCCCCAGTACGCAGAGTCTGTGGGACTTCCCTCGGCACAGATGGAAAAGTCACCATCCTCCAGACAGGAGAAGGCCTGTAGGCAACTCCTCCTTTCCCTGCGGTCTGGGACATTATAAAACGCCCTCTAGCACCCTGCCCATCTGTTCCCCAGTTCTCAGGGTCTTTATTCTCTGACTCCTGTGTCAGAATTCTCTGGTGCTGACATTCCTGACTCCTTCCCTTCTCGGTAGGTGCTGCCTCAGGAGAGATTGACCTGCTGCCGGTGCCTAGCCCCATGGCGAACTGGACCGCGCGGCTGTCGGTGCACTACAGCCAGGACAGCAGCCTCATCTACTGGTTCAACGGCAGCCAGGCTGCCCAGGTGCCTGTGGTGAATGGGCTGAACGCCCACGAGGGGCTGAGTGACCACTTCACCTTGTCTGTGTGGATGAAGCACGCGGTGGTGCCTGGCAAAGGCAGGCGGGAAGAGGAGATGGTCATCTGCAGTACAGTGCAGAGTGGTGAGACACTTTTCCTGGAGTGGTGACACTTCTGCCCACCACCTCTAACTTGTTAGAAGGGATTGTTTGTCCAGGGGGAAATCTCTCATGTGGGCAGGGGTCCCTCCTTGGGAACACAGCTTCTTCAGGTGTCACTTTTTCTGGGACCAGTGAAGCCCGCTGTGAGCGTGCGGTGCTGAGCACCAGTCTTGCAGACTAACTTGTGCTCTGGCTAGTGAGACTGCTCCGAGGTGGGATATGTAACTCCTGTGCTTGTCCCTGGCAGAGGATGGCTACTCGCATTACTCTCTGGCTGTGCATGGCTGCCGGATTGCTTTTCTCTACTGGCCGTTGCTGGAAAGTGCAAGGCCTGTGAAATTCCTCTGGAAGCTTGAGCAGGTGAGGAAGCGTTTGCCTCTTCCCCGTGTCCTTCCTCCTTCTGCCCGTCGCTGATCCCTTCCTCTGCTGTCTGCCGTAGGTCTGCGATGATGAGTGGCACCATTATGCCCTCAACCTGGAGTTCCCCACCGTCACGCTCTATGTGGATGGTGTCTCCTACGACCCTGCCCTCATCCATGACAATGGCCTCATTCACCCCCCGCGGCAGGAGCCCTCGCTCATGATTGGAGCCTGCTGGACCGGTGAGTGCCCACTCCCTGAACCGTGCTCTTCCCATATGGGAAATGAGGGAGTGGAGGGAGAGCCAGAAGAGGTAGAAGAAACACCACCCAGTACTAACTGATGCAAACGACGTTGCATCCATCTTGCCTCCTTGGCACCAAAGCCGACATGGCTCCTTCCTTCCTTATGGACCACGCAAACAGGCCACAGTAACAATAGCTCAGGTTAGGAACATAGTTAAGCCATTACCAGATTAAAACCTGTTCTGTGGAGATGTAAGGCTGCATTTCCCAGGTCTTTCAGTTCTCCTGCAAGACTGAAGCAGGACAGAATTTGCCAGCTGCTTGCCTTCACTCCAGCGGAAATTTCTAGCAAGATCAAATCTTGCTTCTCCCACAGCTCTGTGCTCTCAACTGGCCTTTTGCAACAAACAAATATTAATCAGCTTGGGACACCCTCCTGGAACCATCTGAGTTTTGAATGGATGTTGAGAACATGGCTTGTTGCAAACATGGCTAGGACCACATTCCATAAATGGGAAGCAATTAATTCCCAAAACTGATATCattgggaaaggaggaaaaaaaccctatactTTCTCCCTTGTATCAGTTACAGATCCTACAGTCTCACCATGCCCTTCATGAGAGGGTCTCTGCCCTCCTTCGGCAGAGGGTTGGAGGGCAGAGGGTCTCGGGGGTTGAAGGGTGCACTGCTTGGCACATGACTCCAGAGCTGTTCTTTTGGACTGGCCAGTACAGGTGCTTGTATAGATACTTGCCTGACCCTGTAACTACTCTCTTCCAATGCTTTTTTTGCTTGTCTGAAtgttctccttttgcagaagagaaaaacaaagagaaaatcaaagaaaacgAGAACTCCACTGACACTGTACAAGgtagggaaaagaaagaggatgcttcttttcctctcttcaccGTGCATGACTACTACTTCTTGCATGGTGCCTTCCTCATACAGCTCCCCTAATCCTGTCCTGCCTCCTCCCACCATCCTGGGAGGGAAACCCTTATCTGGCAGATTGGTCCTTGATAATCTGTGGAGCATGAAAAGGCTGATAGGAGGTCTACAGTCTGCTTTGAGAGATGGAGTATGCTTTTCATGTGGAGAAAGAATCCTCATGCCTGATCATTAAAATTGGTCTCTGAAGAACACAACAACCATTAGAGACATCAGGAGATGTCACCTCATCCCTAACTATCTATGGAGCatacagtttcttttaaaagcccTCACAGGAAGCAGAgtgagaaggggagaagaaattgTTTCCAGCTGGCATTCAGCAGTTTGGCAGAAACTTCTCTACGCTACCCACTGTTCACTGCCCTAGtctttctgttggtttgtttttctcactttccaccatctggaattaaaaaaaatgtcatttccttACTTCAGCATCCCCTGTCTTCTTGTTGTCTTtgcttttccatgtcctgtgcACCCCTCTGTCTCTCTCTACCTCCCTTAACATCTGTATGTCCCTCACACTGTTGCTTTTGTTGTCTTGGCTTTTCCGTGCCCCGTGCAACCCTCTCTGTCTCTCCCTACCTCCCTTAACATCTGTATGTCCCTCACAGTGTTGCTTTTGTCATTTTTGCTCTCTTCCTCGCCGTGTCTCTCACACCCTTCACCTCCCATGTTTCCCTCAGGAGATCCTCTGTCGATACACCACTACTTCCATGGTTACTTGGCTGGCTTCACTGTGCGCCCTGGTAGCTTGGAGAGCCGGGAGGTTATTGAATGCCTCTATGCCTGCCGTGAGGGTCTTGATTACAGTGACTTCGACAGTCTGGGAAAAGGGATGAAGGTATGCCCATCTGCCCAGCTTGCATGGGTCTCCTccactcctctccccagcctTGCTTCCCAGGACTTTGCCTGCTCCCCCACCTCAGACAACTTCCCACCTTTCTCCTTTGTGTCTCTCTTAGCCTCGACTCTTGGCATTTGCCAAGGAACCCtgagtattttcttctcttccacccCTAGGTTCATGTGAACCCCTCTCAGTCCCTGCTCACCTTGGAGGGTGATGATGTGGAAACCTTCAACCATGCAATACAGCACGTGGCCTACATGAATTCACTGCGCTTTGCTACCCCTGGAGTCCGGCCACTCAGACTCACCACTACTGTCAAGTGAGTGGACACTTGTGAGTGAGTGCACGCATGGGTGAGCAGCACCTCTGGCTAAGTTCAGCAAGAGGGTTACCTCTCTTTTGACTAAAATTGCACTCCCTCACCCTGTATTTTAATTCTAATTGATGGTCTCAAAAGTGGTAAAAgtcttcctgaaaataaatattaaagtatCCAATATCCAAATGGAAGACTACCAGGAAAAGGATATTCCCTTCACTGGCAGTAATGGGTAGGAGGTGTTCTTTTACAGTGTTGCTGGTGGAAGCTTGGGCCAACTGATGCTTTGTACTGCTCTCCTTCAGGTGTTTCAGTGAAGAGTCCTGTGTCTCCATTCCTGATGTGGAAGGTTATGTGGTGGTGCTACAGCCTGATGCCCCCCAGATCCTGTTGAGTGGCGATGCCCACTTTGCTCATCCTGCATCTGACTTTGAGGCTCCTGATGGGGTTCCCCTGTTCCCCAACCTTCAGATCACCTGCTCTATTTCTCACCAGGTGGAGGCCAAGAAGGATGAGAATTGGCACGGTACCGGTGAGTGGAGTACAGGGCGAGGCAGAAGAGACAAACTGGGAACACCTCCAAGAGTTGCTGTCCTGCAGAGAAGTAGAGCCCCTCAATACACCCGAAATAGGAGAGAGTTTACAAATATAGGAGCAAGGCACATTGTCTGTCAATATGTAGGCTAATCGGCTCTTATCCCTTTCTGCTCCTCCCTGGACTTTTTTTATCCACCCATTTCCTTTGCctcactctctcctcctcctttcccaggcTGCTTATTCCTAATCCCTTTTACATTTTGCCTACATTTCCCTTTATTGAAGCCAGCACTGGATGGATGTCCAGCCTGTTACCCTCTCCACTTCTGCACTTACTCAATCTCctcctgcttccctctctcccGCTTTCCTTATTTCTCACCCCGTCCCATCTCTTCCTGCACCACTTATTCCTGTGAATTCCCCAGTCAGTTTCCTCACACCCTATAAGATCTTGTCCCTCAATTTTTCTCCATCATCCTCAGATTATTTCTTTGCACTCTATGCTTTACGTGTCCTTTCACTTCTTTCGTATCTCTTCTGGTAATGGGATTTTTTGCTCACAGTTTTCTGTTTAGTAGCTTTGCCTTTCTTCACACAATGATGAGTTTCTTGACTTAGAGCAGGTTGGTCTTAGCCCTGCTGAAAGCAGTTAGTCATTGAATGTGGTTGCTGTTTTAAAGAAGATAAGATCTCAACCATGGTAACCAGCagctgtgagacaggggaaagCTTTCAAAAGCACTCAGGGTCTGGGAATGTGTGATAGAGTTGTTCCTAATTTGCACATTGTCATTGTCAACAGAGTCCTTACAGCCAAGATGTGTTATCATGAGCCAGTCTGATAACAGTATGTTGTTCC belongs to Strix uralensis isolate ZFMK-TIS-50842 chromosome 2, bStrUra1, whole genome shotgun sequence and includes:
- the CLSTN3 gene encoding calsyntenin-3, translated to MGDPRPRAVAAAVLLPLLCLCAALPAGASNKANKHKPWIEAEYQGIVMENDNTVLLNPPLFALDKDAPLRYAGEICGFRIHGAGVPFEAVILDKATGEGLIRAKEPVDCEAHKEHTFTIQAYDCGEGPDGVNTKKSHKATVHVRVNDVNEFAPVFVEKLYRVAVTEGKLYDRILRVEAIDGDCSPQYSQICYYEILTPNIPFLIDNDGNIENTEKLQYSGDRLYKFTVTAYDCGKKRASDDAEVEIQVKPTCKPSWQGWNKRIEYTPGAGSLALFPSIHLETCDEPLWNIQATVELQTNHVAKGCDRDNYSEKSLRKLCGAASGEIDLLPVPSPMANWTARLSVHYSQDSSLIYWFNGSQAAQVPVVNGLNAHEGLSDHFTLSVWMKHAVVPGKGRREEEMVICSTVQSEDGYSHYSLAVHGCRIAFLYWPLLESARPVKFLWKLEQVCDDEWHHYALNLEFPTVTLYVDGVSYDPALIHDNGLIHPPRQEPSLMIGACWTEEKNKEKIKENENSTDTVQGDPLSIHHYFHGYLAGFTVRPGSLESREVIECLYACREGLDYSDFDSLGKGMKVHVNPSQSLLTLEGDDVETFNHAIQHVAYMNSLRFATPGVRPLRLTTTVKCFSEESCVSIPDVEGYVVVLQPDAPQILLSGDAHFAHPASDFEAPDGVPLFPNLQITCSISHQVEAKKDENWHGTVTDTRMSDEIVHNLDGCEISLVGDDLDPEREYLLLDGALLQQRGLELVNTSAYLTITGVESIAVYEEILRQVSYHINHGAALYERKFHLSCTEMNGRYSSNEFTVEVNVLHNMNRAAHPNHILSSQQFMHRGHHLPPELSGHSLASTHKNPMVPSAATVIIVVCVGFLALMVILGILRIHSLHRRGMGQEVPGAADGGHTSTRGKESDMFWDDSALTIIVNPMESYQSCQERAGESGEGRATEGMEDEDDSTDSETSDSLDSNDVDDRHIIGKSNGSHCY